A window of the Acanthochromis polyacanthus isolate Apoly-LR-REF ecotype Palm Island chromosome 10, KAUST_Apoly_ChrSc, whole genome shotgun sequence genome harbors these coding sequences:
- the mmp17b gene encoding matrix metalloproteinase-17b: MKMWTVLLCLSGGWIPTAAGVTPTSSITPVTPTEDDGSRLVDWLMKYGYLPPSDPSTGQLQAWTAVTNAVRAMQKFAGLKDTGVVDEETMALMRSPRCSLPDQEEPSRPEGSKLRRRRRTVSMWTRRNINWRLHSYPSSSHLSRETVRSLVFYALRVWAEPTPLEFHEVGSPEATDLQVDFLHGYHGDGYPFDGAGGAVGHAFFPSDPARAGGVHLDAEEDWTFRQPASEGTDLFTVLVHEFGHALGLTHSSSRHSVMRPYYQGPVGDPLHYRLGPQDLEHITQLYGKRNQLLATDAPRLAPDPRHRSHHHHRHGTSTDRCNTIFDAVAKIRGETFFFRGLTMWRVSAGGLVSDRGAAVRRLWRGLPPDLPRLHAVLERQSDHAIIFISGSRFWLFRDLTLQDGYPQPLSALRMGLDLAGDEEAGTGTGTGTGRFGLVWDPEEGPVWGKIEAEATQEDTWTGLLREGVSGITTDADGSVYLFRGDSYWKFMFPGSSPLDGYPRSSAADWLDCTASSSPAVDDFSLSLSPPAGRQELRDGWTEEEEEAGGRRKDRHKHVWTQCTCQSAASRSTRMTAVLLVTWTSFISTLTCKL; encoded by the exons ATGAAGATGTGGACTGTGCTGCTTTGCCTGAGCGGCGGATGGATTCCAACAGCTGCTGGTGTCACCCCAACGTCCTCCATCACACCAGTAACACCAACCGAAGACGATGGCTCCCGACTGGTG GACTGGCTGATGAAGTATGGCTACCTGCCGCCTTCAGATCCCTCCACTGGCCAGCTGCAGGCCTGGACTGCAGTCACTAATGCTGTCAGAGCCATGCAGAAGTTTGCAGGCCTCAAAGACACTGGAGTCGTAG ATGAGGAGACCATGGCATTGATGAGAAGTCCTCGCTGCTCCTTACCTGACCAGGAggaaccatccagaccagaggGGAGcaagctgaggaggaggaggaggactgtcTCCATGTGGACACGAAGGAACATTAACTGGAG GTTGCATTCCTATCCTTCCTCTTCTCATCTTTCCCGGGAAACAGTTCGCTCCCTCGTCTTCTACGCTTTAAGAGTTTGGGCCGAGCCGACACCGCTGGAGTTCCACGAG GTGGGCAGTCCAGAGGCCACTGACCTGCAGGTAGACTTCCTCCATGGTTACCACGGTGACGGCTATCCCTTTGACGGGGCAGGCGGTGCGGTCGGACATGCGTTCTTCCCCTCAGACCCGGCTCGGGCTGGAGGAGTTCATCTGGATGCAGAGGAGGACTGGACCTTCAGACAGCCAG CCTCTGAAGGAACCGACCTGTTCACGGTTCTGGTCCATGAGTTCGGTCACGCTCTGGGCCTCACTCACTCCTCGTCCCGCCACTCGGTGATGAGGCCCTACTACCAGGGTCCGGTTGGAGACCCCCTCCACTACCGCCTGGGCCCCCAGGACCTGGAGCACATCACCCAGCTGTACG GTAAAAGGAACCAGCTTCTGGCCACTGATGCTCCTCGACTCGCCCCAGATCCTCGCCACAGAAGCCACCATCATCACAGACATGG AACCTCCACAGATCGCTGTAACACCATCTTTGATGCTGTGGCAAAGATCAGAGGCGAGACTTTCTTCTTCAGAG GCCTGACCATGTGGAGAGTCAGCGCTGGAGGTCTGGTGTCGGACCGGGGAGCTGCGGTCAGGAGGCTGTGGAGAGGTTTACCTCCAGATCTGCCTCGCCTCCACGCTGTGCTGGAGAGACAGTCAGATCATGCCATCATCTTCATCAGTG GTTCCCGGTTCTGGCTATTCAGGGACCTGACCCTGCAGGACGGCTACCCTCAGCCCCTGTCTGCTCTGAGGATGGGGCTGGACCTGGCTGGAGATGAAGAGGCAGGAACAGGAACAGGAACAGGAACAGGGAGGTTTGGTCTGGTCTGGGACCCGGAAGAGGGTCCTGTGTGGGGGAAAATAGAGGCTGAAGCAACACAAGAAGACACCTGGACTGGACTGCTGAGGGAAGGTGTCAGTGGCATCACCACGGACGCTGATG gCTCTGTCTATCTCTTCAGAGGAGACTCCTACTGGAAGTTCATGTTTCCAGGCTCCTCCCCGCTGGACGGATACCCACGATCCTCTGCTGCAGACTGGCTCGACTGCACCGCCTCGTCCTCGCCTGCCGTAGACGACTTCTCCTTGTCTCTGTCTCCACCTGCTGGACGCCAGGAGCTCAGGGATGGgtggacagaggaggaggaggaggcaggaggaaggaggaaggacCGTCATAAACACGTTTGGACACAATGCACGTGTCAGAGTGCAGCATCCAGAAGCACACGTATGACCGCTGTCCTGCTAGTTACATGGACAAGTTTCATTAGCACTCTCACCTGTAAACTGTAA